The following are encoded together in the Thermus neutrinimicus genome:
- a CDS encoding acyl-CoA thioesterase, with amino-acid sequence MEGFPVSVPIQVRFRDLDALGHVNNAVYLTYLEVARAAYFQRLERDWVGKGHFILARAEVDFLRPILLEDPVEVGVRVVRIGRSSFDMEYLLLAKGEEAARGKTVQVWLEGGRPAPLPPHIRERIEALEGRSF; translated from the coding sequence GTGGAGGGGTTTCCCGTATCCGTACCCATACAGGTGCGCTTCCGCGACCTGGATGCCCTGGGGCACGTGAACAACGCCGTCTACCTCACCTACCTTGAGGTGGCCCGCGCCGCCTACTTCCAGAGATTGGAAAGGGACTGGGTGGGAAAGGGGCACTTCATCCTGGCCCGGGCGGAGGTGGATTTCCTGAGGCCCATCCTCCTCGAGGACCCGGTGGAGGTGGGGGTCAGGGTGGTGCGCATCGGGCGAAGCAGCTTTGACATGGAGTACCTCCTCCTGGCAAAGGGGGAGGAGGCCGCCCGGGGCAAGACGGTCCAGGTCTGGCTGGAAGGAGGCAGGCCTGCCCCTTTACCTCCCCACATCCGGGAGCGCATAGAGGCCCTGGAAGGCCGTTCCTTCTAG